The stretch of DNA GCCAGCCGGATCACATATCATTAGAATACTTGCGCCCGCTCGTCCTGCGAGCGGGCATTCCTGTCTTCTGACAACCCGTCTTTTGACAATCACTCCTTGCTTCCCCTGAGCGACCCGATGTCGTCACTGTGGAAGCTGCCAAACCGCAAGGAGATCCCATGCGTCACTACGAGATCGTCTTCATGGTCCATCCGGACCAGAGCGAGCAGGTCCCGGCCATGGTCGAGCGCTACACCGGCCTCGTCACCGAGAACGGCGGCACCGTGCATCGCCTCGAGGATTGGGGCCGTCGCCACCTGGCCTACCCGATCAACAAGATCCACAAGGCTCACTACGTTCTGATGAACGTCGAGTGCAGCGGCGAGACCCTCGACGAGATCGAGAACATCTTCCGCTTCAACGACGCCATCATCCGCAGCCTGGTGGTTCGCGCCAAGGAAGCCGTCACCGAGGCCTCTCCGATGATGAAGCCGGTGGAAGAGAAGCGTGTCCGTCGCGACGAGAAGCCGCGCAGCACCGAATCCGCCTGAGCCACCCCATCGCACCTCTGAAGGAGACTTCCCATGGCACGCTTTTTCCGTCGCCGCAAGTTCTGCCGCTTTACCGCTGAAGGCGTGAAGCAGATCGACTACAAGGATCTGGACACGCTCAAGGCCTACATCACCGAGACCGGCAAGATCGTTCCCAGCCGCATCACCGGGACCAAGGCCCGTTATCAGCGCCAGCTGTCCACCGCCATCAAGCGGGCACGCTACCTGGCGCTGCTGCCCTACACCGATAGCCACCAGTAAAGCTCCGCGCGTGATGTTGCCCGTTGCCCGCTGGATGATGCGCGGTACGCCCAATGCCGCCCTCGGGGCCGCCGCGGCCACCGCCATTCCCTGGCTGTTCTGGTTGGGGGCCGCCGTGGTGGCCCTGGTCACGCTGCGACACGGCCTGGCCGCATCGCTGCCCGTGATCATCGCCGCGGCCGTACCGGCCGGCTGGTGGTGGACCCAGGGAGATGTCATCCCGCTGGCCAGCGTGCTGCTGGTCGTGCTGATGGCGGTGGTGCTTCGCGCACGGCTGCGCTGGAGCGAGGCCGCGATCGCCGGCACCCTGGCCGGGTCGGCGATGATCCAGCTCGGCATCTTCCTGCCGCCGGGCGGGGCCAGCCTGGTGCTGGAGCAGCTGCGCCAGGGCTCGCCGGATATCGCGGCGATGCTCAGTGAGCTCTCCCGGCAGGGCATGGACACCGAGCACCTGGCCGGCCTGATGATCAGCGGCGTGACCGCGCTGATCGTGCTGCTCGCCGCCGTGGCCTGCCTGGCCCTGGCGCGCGGCTGGCAGGCCGGGCTCTACAACCCGGGGGGGTTCCGCGAGGAGTTCCACGCGCTGCGCCTGCTGCCCCGGGAGCTCGCCGTGCTGGTGGTGCTCGGGGTGTTGGGCGTGGTGCTGGGGCTTCCCGCCCTGGGCATGCTCGCCTGGGTGCCGCTGCTGGTGGCGGGCATCGCGCTGGTGCATGGTTTTATCGGATTGAAGGGAATGAACGGGCTGTGGCTGGTCGCCTTCTATGTGCTGCTGATCACCACCTGGCCCATGATTCTCATTGTGCTGCTCCTGGCCTTCATCGATACGTTCGCGGATTTCCGCGGACGACTGGCCCGCAGCCACTGACAAGAGGTTTACGAGAATGGACGTCATTCTGCTCGACAAGATTGGCAAGCTGGGCGGTCTGGGTGACCAGGTCACCGTCAAGCCCGGTTACGGCCGCAACTACCTGGTCCCCTACGGCCTGGCCGTGCCGGCGACCAAGGACAACATCGAGGCCTTCCAGGCCCAGCGTGCCGAGCTCGAGGCCCAGGCCGCCGAGCGCAAGGCCGTGGCCGAGGCGCGTGCCGAACAGCTCAACGACATCGAGCTCTCCCTGGTCTCCAAGGCCGGTGAAGAGGGCAAGCTGTTCGGTTCCATCGGTCCGCGTGACCTGGCCGAGGCCATCTCCAGCGCTGGGCTCGAGGTCGCCAAGAGCGAAGTGCGCATGCCGCAGGGCCCGATTCGCCAGACCGGCGAGTACGACATCGACCTGCACCTGCACGCCGAAGTCGACGCCACCGTGCGCGTGGTGGTCGTGGCCGAGTAAGGCCGATGCCGATGGCACGCTCCCCGGGGCGTGCCTCGACAGGGGGCGAGGAGTGAATCCTCGCCCCTTTTTTTGTGGGCGTGTATGTGGGCATGTTGGTGGGCATGGGGTCGCCGCCCGCCATCGGGTAGAATGTGCCTGCCCCTTTCCCCTTGCAGGTCTGCGCACCAT from Halomonas aestuarii encodes:
- the rpsF gene encoding 30S ribosomal protein S6, which gives rise to MRHYEIVFMVHPDQSEQVPAMVERYTGLVTENGGTVHRLEDWGRRHLAYPINKIHKAHYVLMNVECSGETLDEIENIFRFNDAIIRSLVVRAKEAVTEASPMMKPVEEKRVRRDEKPRSTESA
- the rpsR gene encoding 30S ribosomal protein S18 → MARFFRRRKFCRFTAEGVKQIDYKDLDTLKAYITETGKIVPSRITGTKARYQRQLSTAIKRARYLALLPYTDSHQ
- the rplI gene encoding 50S ribosomal protein L9 encodes the protein MDVILLDKIGKLGGLGDQVTVKPGYGRNYLVPYGLAVPATKDNIEAFQAQRAELEAQAAERKAVAEARAEQLNDIELSLVSKAGEEGKLFGSIGPRDLAEAISSAGLEVAKSEVRMPQGPIRQTGEYDIDLHLHAEVDATVRVVVVAE